Genomic DNA from Longimicrobium terrae:
AGGGAGCGTGCGTTGGACTTTCGGCGGCACCGAAGTACGGCGCGACCGAAGGATCTACTACTCGCCCGCAGGTGGCGTGCGTCTCGCGAGGGTGCCCGGCGCGGGAAGGGCAGAACCGTCGGCGGGACCGAGGCCGGGCGGGCGGAGCGGCGTTCCGTCCGGCGGTTGAAACCGCGCCTCGAAAAACACGAGTCCGCCTTCGCGGACTGGGCATCCGGCCGCGATGTGTTGCCCGCAGCGCATCCGTTGGAGCAACGGACGGAACGCGGACGCCGGAGCTCTGCGCCGAATCCGCCGCGGCGCTGAGGTCTCCCTTTCTCCCGCGGAGCGGGGGAGAGGGCCGGGGAGAGGGGGCCCCTCCGCGTGCACGACACCTTGCCGCGAGCGGCCGGTCTCGGCGGAACGATCATCCGCGCCCGGTACCGAAGAATCAGGTCCAACGGATGCCGCCCGGGGGCGGGTCCGCCGCTTTGAATGGAGGGATGGGTGGGGCAATCCGGCATCGAACTGTCCGTCATCATCGCCACGCACAACAACCTGCCCACGCTGCAGAAGGGGCTGGAAAGCTGGGCGCGGTTCGCCGCGGACCAGCCCGTGGAGCTGCTGGTGGTGGAGGACGGCTGCACCGACGGCACGCGCGAGTACCTGGACGGCCTGGCGTGCGGGGGATGGAACGGCCCCGCGTTGCGCGTGCTGCACGAGGACAACGCGCACGAACTCGTCTGCACCAACCGCGGCCTGGCCGAAGCGCGCGGCGACCTGATGCTCAGCTGGCACGATGACATGTTCATCCTGCAGCCGTGGTTCATCCCCGAACTGCTGGCCACCTTTCGCGCCTATGACGATGTCGGCCTGCTGGCGCTGAGCCGCGGCCTGGTATTTTCCCCCATCGACGAGCCCGTGGTCACCTGGGACGACACGGTGGACTGGCGCCGCATGCGCAGCACCGTGGGCCCCGCGCCGCTCAACTGGGCGCGGCTGTACGAGGTGGACGGCGTGATGCGCCCCTGGGCCGTCCGCCGCGCCTGCGTGGAAAAGGTGGGCCCGCTGGACCCCGTCTTCCGCCCGACGGAGTGGGATG
This window encodes:
- a CDS encoding glycosyltransferase, whose amino-acid sequence is MGQSGIELSVIIATHNNLPTLQKGLESWARFAADQPVELLVVEDGCTDGTREYLDGLACGGWNGPALRVLHEDNAHELVCTNRGLAEARGDLMLSWHDDMFILQPWFIPELLATFRAYDDVGLLALSRGLVFSPIDEPVVTWDDTVDWRRMRSTVGPAPLNWARLYEVDGVMRPWAVRRACVEKVGPLDPVFRPTEWDESDLCFRIREAGWKVATHGYERDGAYVHQLSTTYGRTPSAKRQEIGLRNGSIFYERWSDAIRRDHARTRKTWLRRATAAGWASTARQIARFAAGRRDAP